cattgcagcctttcaatacctgaagggaacctacacccaggaggggagtaaactcttcaaaagggctgacaatagcaggacacggggaaatgtttaagttaaaagagggcagatttaggttggatgttagggggaagttcttcactaggagagtggttagccctggaacagctgcccagggagttgtggatgccccgtcctgGAGGgtttcaagaccaggttggaaCGGGGCCCTGGGGCAACCTggatctagtaaatgtgtatgtttggtggccctgccaggcaggggggttggaactacatgatccttgaggtcccttccaacccgggtcattctgtgattctgtgaccagaagggagaagcagagctgcagtgtgaggATGGATCCTGTATAAGTCTGGgtgatggctttaaactgagacaggggaggtttaggttagatattaaaaggaagtttttcacacagagggtggtgacgcactggaacaggttgcccaaggaggctgtggatgtcccatccctgaaggcatttcaaggccaggctggatgtggctctgggcagcctggtctggttattggcaaccctgcacatagcagggggttgaaactgggtgatcattgtggtcctcttcaacccaggccattctatggttctatgattctgagagATGTTTAACAAATATCCCCTATGTCTCTGGGTGCTCAGTTGCAGGACCAGCGTTGCCCCCAGACtatagaagcagcagcagctcagaagcTCCTGACAGCGAGGACGACTCTGAATCTCCTCCCCTGCCTAGGGATACAGGTGGAGATTCTGGAGAGGATTCAGAAGGAGGTTCACAACCCAAGTGAGTCTGTTCTCAGGTTGTATCTTTATGTTGTTACAGAAATTGTAACTGAAGTGTGGGTGTAAATAATGTGAGAAACAGTGTTACAGGAACAAAAAGATAAACTCTGCTTAAAACTTGGTGActagaaccacagaatcacagaatggtttggttggaagggacctcaaagcctGTTCACTTCCAACCCCTGTCATGGGCagtgccacccagcagctcaggctgccctgggccccatccaacctggcttgggcacctgcagggatggggcacccacagctgtTCCAGTGGCTTACAACCCCTTGAGTAAAGTatctcctaatatctaatctgaCTCTCAGTTGTTGAGGTCAAGAAAGGTCAACTCACCTGTCTGACTCCTCAGGGTAGAATTAAGCATTTGAGGGAAATTTgatctgtgtatttttgtgtatgagttttgttttgcaatcTAAGCAATAAATCCCTTGATTTGCCGATGAGAGACTTCTTATAATCCATTCTTTGGTACATGCATTTGACCCCATTTCTAGCACACTGTCTCATTTGATGATAAGAActatttatcatagaatcagagaattacccaggttggaaaagaccttgaagaccaTCAGGTCCAACCTCAGCTTAActagtaccctaactctaacaaccctctgctaaatcatatccctgagcaccacatccaaacggctcttaaacacaaccagggatggtgattcaaccacctccctggggagcctattccaaaTGGATACGAATTTATGTATTCGGTTAAACCAACTAGAAGAAAAGTCATTCAGTAAATAGCAGAAGCTTGCACATCTCCCCTTTCTGTCTGGTTAATCACTCATATTGCTTTGCTGAGATCTCGATGTTTCTATTTGGCCTCGTGTAAGAGACTTGAAGTATGTTGTTCTGTCTTTGAGTGTTAGGGTAAATATTACTCACTTTTCTCCTGTTGTCTTACACAACAGCTTTTCAGTTCGGTTGAACTAAACTGTGAAAACCAGTCAAAATGCAGACAGCTGCATACAAATACAGATAGAACTGTGCTGAATTCAAAACTACTTTGTAACTAGAAATATCATTTAAACATCCTATTACTCTTCTTTCTCCCGTAAAAACACTCCTGATGTTTTTATTgggtgggtttggtttttttttcttgcttaaatgTCAAACCATTTTCGAAGCAAAGCaaatttttaattgcttccaATTATTTCAGCTCCTTTTGCACTGTTTCCCTGGTAACAGCAATCTGTTTAGTCCACAGGACTGTCTGAAAtcattatttcatgttttattttttcctttttttttttttctttaaatgaagaTAATTGCTCTGCACGTCAAGGTAATTATTAACTTGAAATCTTTATCTTTGCAGGAAGCCAAAAAGAATTCAGGAAAACGATGACGACGACGATGGCTTTTTTGGGCCCGCTCTTCCTCCTGGCTTTAAAAAAGAGGATGATTCCCCAGAGAGGTAGTTAAAACAGAATTGTATTCAGGcttcttttcttaaaagataattattttagGTACAACATTGTGTTAAAGAACAATTCAGTTGCTCATTTCATTAGATTAGAATCGCTTCCTCCACGTTGTTGAGAACGAGAGCAGCATTCTCTTGTAACagaacacacagccctgctggtttggaaaactggagagaaaaagaaaagacgTGGATTGTCTGATTTATACTTTAAATGTTGCGTTTCTTCCGCTTCCTATCATTGATCTTGGATCAGTGCAGGAAAAACTAATTGATGCTCTAAGGACCCCTACTTGTGTGGCTCATTCTTGGGCTGGGAGGGAGTAGGGCAGTTAGCTCTTGTGTGCTGTAAAACAGTGCAGATGATTGCAACTGCTGCTTGCTGATGCACCAAGGATTATTTTTTACCATTCTCTAGGTAGAAATGTATCTGAATGGTGTAGGTTTATAGAAAGCAGGTTGTCATGTCTAACCAAATaagcattcacagaatcacagaattatcaaggttggaaaagacctacaagatcatctagtccaaccattaccaatacttcccagctaaatcatattcatcaacacaacatccaaacgtttcttgaacactcccatggtcggtgactccacgacctccctgggcagtgcattccagtgcctgactaccctttccgagaagtaatacttcctaatgtccagcttgaatctcccctggcgcagcttaaaaccattccctctagttctatcactgattacacgagagaagaggccaacccccagctcactacaaccttcaggaagttatagaaagctataaggtctcccctgagcctcctcttctccaggctccaTTACTTATAGCCTCTTTCAGGAGGCTTTCTGTTTGATTGCAGGTAATTACAAAAtacctaaaaaagaaaactgtttatgGATTGTCCATGCAGAACCGTGTCTCACAGCCTCCTAGTTTTGCATCAATCTATGTGCTTCCTTCTATCATTTGAAATAGCCCCTACTGAAATCAGCACTTCCAAGGAGGCATTTGCTGATGAAAGGTACCATTAGAGTCCCTTGATCACTGTTATCTTCCTCAGAGCAATAGAGAGCTGATATATAATATAAATCAATAGCTACCTGTCAGGTATGGGTGTTCAGCGCTAGAGGGGTGACTCAGTTTGTTCTCAGCTGTGCACACTGTGCTGTCTGCAAGCAATTTTCACAATTGAATTTTCTTTagtttggaaacatttttatgGTGCTTGGCAGCAGTTCAGGAAACCGGAATGTATCGACCTACAGTTAGTTGGAAGTAAccttttcatgtcttttttggCCATACTTTGCTGTAATTGACAGACTCACATGTGATTAGAAGGTGTCATGCTCAGCGGGCTCGTTTCAAAGCAGCAAGAGACACTACTCTGTCTTACCTTTCACACATGCAGACTGTGTTCTTGTGTTATAAACTGTAGGTAGCTACTAAAAAGGAATGTGATTTCTAGTAAAGCATTTAATTCATAGAACCATTGAATgccctgggttgaaaaggaccacaatgatcatttggtttcaacccccctgctatgtgcagggtcaccaaccaccagcccaggctgcccagagccacatccagcctggccttgaatgcctccaggggtgGGAATTCAGAGGGTAGAGTGCTCTTCCTAGCTCTTTTGTCCTAGCTCATCACACACCAGCTCCTCACACGCAGTTTGAGCAGAGCTGTTGGCACCAGCCCATTTCCGTGAATAGGTGGGCAAGGTGCGATGTGTAGGACAAGCCTTGTCTGTCTTCCACCCCCAAACACCTGGCTGTCTGCTTGTGCTGACACACGGAGGAGCATGAGCTATGCAAGGTATAGACACATCGCTGCTGTCTCCCCCTGCATTGTCCCTTGGCGTGAGTAGATTTCCAGCTGCCAACTTAGACCTGAATAACTGAAGCAAATACAAGGGTACGTGTTTCAATATATAGATATACTGTTTGTTAGCTCCGTGTGACTTACTCATTcttttagaaaagcttttattccaTTGTATCTTTTCCAGACTTGTCAAAACAAATATTCATAATTAAGAGCAGCCTGTGTGGGAAGTTGCAGCTCTTTAAAATTTGTTTGAAtcatttcagcttaaaaaaaaagtcatatatGAGCAGATTTCCTTCAACTTCAGAAAAGATATTGCTGCTTATCAATGTTAGACAGAGGTACAGTACTTGTAAAGCTTCCAGAAGAATCCATACATAATAGATAAAGAGCAAAACTtatcttaatgttttcttctttttaagttaAACATCAGGAGAACGCTGACATGTCCATCTTCCTGCTGGCTTTAGCAAGGACTCGAAACCCGACAGCACAAAAGTTCTTTGCCATATATGAAATGTTGTATTATTAAGTGAAATTCTTGGTAAGTTagtattttccttctggatCAGTGTAGATAAGTACAGGAGTTACtgacagtagaaaaaaatgcattgaagAGTTAGAATTAGATCTGCCTCACTGCTCAGTGTGTTTGGCCATCCAGGAAGCTGTCAGGGCTCatgtcagctctgtgcagctgaggAAAAGACCCGAGCAACAGGGTTATTCATGtggaaaaaagcagagaataagGCAGCGTGGGAGGGATGAATTGGGAACCATTTGTCTATTCCTTGGAAGAGCCTTTGAGCTGTGACCAGAAGCAAGGAAGACAACTTGAGATCTGCTCTTTTTCACAAGTAGCGGTTGTTTTCACAAGTATATGGCCCACAGCAGAGAGGTTTCTGTATATAGGGCAACGAGGCTCATGAAGAgcttggagaatcaaccctatgaggagaggctgaggaagatggggctgtttagtctggggaaaaggaggctgaggggagaccttatcgccctcttccagtatctgaaaggttcttacagtgagagcagagcaagtctcttctcactggtgacaagtgacaggacgaggggaaacggcctcaagttgcgccagggcaagtttaggttggatattaggaagcacttctttacagaaagggtagttaagtactggaataggctccccagggaggtggttgaatcgccatccctggatgtgtttaagagccatttggatgtggtgctcagggatatgatttagcagagggttgttagagttagggtactatggttaggctgcagttagacttgatgatcttcaaggtcttttccaacctgggtaattttatgattctatgattttagtAGAAATCTTTACAGtttgtttatctttctttccccacaAAATAAAGTTAACTGCGTACCAAAATAAAAGATTAGTTTGCCTGTATCTGCATGGGTTTAACTTCAGTCTCTTTATACCAGGATCCTAAAACCCGGTTTTAACAAGCAAGCAGTCAGAAAGGGAGAGTGAATAATAAAACCTGTTTCTTCTTTACAGCAGCTAGGTGGGGATGGAACTTCAGATTCAACCCAGACCTCTTGCCTGGCTATGAAATCCTCACCAGTGCCCTTGCCATGTCCCGAGCTCACATTTATTGCTTGTGGCTGGCTGGCTGTGGCTGCCTTTCTGGCAggattttctgccttttatttcccctcctcAAACCCAATAATAACATCActacagcagggctgtgctgattAGATTATACTTGAGTTAGTAGATGGTAATTAGAATAATTCGATTCACGTTGCGTTACTTTTGATTGCTGAAAACCTCTGAGACCGGAGGTTATAATAAATCAAGTCTCTGCCCGATAGACTGGGAGGATACTTCACTGGGATATTTCTTCAGGTGATAATTGTTTGCGTTTTTATTAGCCCTGAGGAATACGGTGGTGATTATTAAAAGAGGAGCTTGTCTACTGAGGTCTTTTTAACACTGCAGGCACAGTTTGTAGTATACTTTGAACTGTTTTCACCACTGAGAATAAATTCTCACCTTTGTGTGTTCCTGGAGACAATTGAACTATCGTACTGCTTGCTGAGTTTCAAAAAACAAATCGGCCAAGTTACAGAGGATTACAAaacctttcttctcctctcttcttcctccaagGGAAAACAAGCTTGAATCAGCACACTGCtcttattttcatgttttaaagaGCAGCGAAACCATAGCGTGAGAGCAAAACCAGCTTTGTTGCTAGAGAAGAGGTAGTGTATATTTGTATACATATACACGGCCTCCCACCTTTCATTGCTTTTGAATCTATGAAAGAAGCTAGGGAAGAAAAGTGGATTTCCATGACTGCATGCCATGACATTTCCAGTTATCTTGcattgcagctgtttgcagaggtCCTTATGGAAAACAGAGTCAGACTGTTCTTACACACATTCCTGTAATGCACACGTAGGAGACATACTTGCCATCCGAAGGAAGAAGAATTACAGAACTgcactttaatttttaaatgaatctctttgttatttcttcagCAAACGATAGGATGTCCATTTAATGTACTGTCCACGTTGGttccttattttattcttctttccaactaaaaagaacagtaataaaATTGTTTCTTCTCCACTCGAGGCCCATCATAGGTCCTGCGTTACCGCCTGGCTTTAGGAAGTCTGCACAGGACACTGCGAGTAACAGATCTTCAATAGGACCATCTGCTTCATCACAATTCACACAGGTTGGTGAGATCAGGAGTCTTTTGTTTGAGTACAAGCTATCCAAAATGCTTAAACAAGCAGGAGCCAGAAGAACTGTACCAGACATACTTTTCTGCATGACAGTTTAATTTTAGACCAGAAGGTGTCTGCATCAAATACTGAAACATAACAAGATGTGAGCCTAAAAAAGAAGCGTGCTGGTCTGGGTTGTTGTGATTTTACTGTTAGACTGATGGTGCACTGAATGCAAGTGCTGTAGGCATCCTAAATTGTAGTCGCAGTAATTCTCCCGGATGCTTTACCATTCTTTATTTTAGTGTAATGTTACCTTCACCAGTGAACATTATAGCAAAGTTCagatcatagaatgatagaatggactgagttgaaaaggaccacaatgaccatttggtttcaacccccctgctatgtgctgggtcaccaaccaccagcccaggctgcccagagccacatccagcctggccttgaatgcctccagggatggggcatccacaacctccttgggcaacatgttccagtgcatcactaccctctgtgtgaaaattactgaaaacaatAAGGCCCTCTAGAATGAAAATGTTTACCTATAATTTaaggttttattcttttgctgGTTTATGTGGGGGCAAGAGAGAAGGACTGAATATTTCCTATACCTTCAGCTCCTTAAGGTGCTTACGAGTGGAGATGCTAAATACATTTATCCCAAAGAAACTCACAACCTTCTTGAATAGGATGCTCTCAGACATCCAAAATGGCACTGGGTACCAGTGTTTGGATGATTCAATTGCTCTCGTGCTCTAATAAAGTAAATACTAATTTCTTGTGAAAATTAACTCATCTCCACCgttattctgctttttatttttctagaatacttgtgttttctttaaatttaacTCCCCAGACACTACAGGACATGTGAGGAAGGAATGAGCCAACAGCTGCTTTGAAGCTTCACTTTTCCATTAGTATTTGCAATGTATGTCATTCTCCAACCTCCTACAGTGCCAGTTGTCACAGTCTATCATGAAGAATGATTGTCTGACATTTTTTAGATACACATCATCCTATGACTGCAAATAACGATTAAGCAATTTACCATAATGACAGATCTCGTGAGGCAGGGATGTCAAAACTGGTCTGTTCGTACATCTTACACTGTTCTTTCTCCTGAACAGATCTTCTAGCATCAGCTTGTCAGGTAGAAATTAGTTGATTTTATTGttgcatttttcatctttttttaacCTTCGTAAATGATGAGtaaatttttgttgttgttctaatcttgttttgctattttttatttcaatacaCCTTTACAGACATTTTATTCCCTGCTGACTCTTCACTTTATATCACTTTCCTCTCCAAACATGGGGGCAGTTGTTTTAAATTGCATCTCGTTTGAGGCAGATGGTAATGGAGCAAATTGGACGTAAGAcatgaggaaggaaatgagacaCGCTCCCTCAGTTAAAGCCCAGCATGGAGTGTCTTTCATCCTCAGCCACTTTGTAATGAAACTTATTATGAAAGCtgtatatttttgcatttatttttaatctgtacACAAGATGAGGGCGTTGTTATATTAACTTGGTTTCTCGAGGTagttattctttttctccaccAACTCCttatttagaaaataagtaaaagagAGAATGCAGTCCCCTCATTCCCTAAAGCAATACTGCAGTGGTCATTAGTGACAATTTGACTGTGTAAATACTTTGGGGCACAATTATAAGAGGAATCAGTGTTACCTACTTTAATTGTGTTTATAAATGACCTGTTATTTCTCAGCATCCTATGCCTTTCTCTATTTGATGCTACCAGTCACACAGCCATTTAAATTTGATGATCCTCTTCTTGCATCTTGTAGTCCATGGCTATACACTGCTGTGTCTCTTGCTACCTGCCAGCTTgcctcctgcactgctctgcagtccCAGAGAACTACAGAGGGCTGCATGCAGGGCAGCATGAAGTAGCAGTACACCGCTGTGTATTGCTACTGTGTTTACCAGTGTTTTTGTCTCACAAGAAGTGAGATCTTGGGAAACAAGCTAAGTATCCATATTCACATGCTTGAGGAGGTCTCATACAGATTTGTTAACTAAGGTTTTGTTATTGGATAGACAGGTTCATTGGGCTCTCTTAGATAAAATCATTCCAATCCTATAAAACTGAAGTGTTCCTTCAAGGTCTTAACAGTACAACTgagataaatgttttatttttggaaggcAACAGATAGTAGTGAGGAAGAAGACAACATTATAGGCCCAATGCCCGCAAAAGGACCAGTGGAGTCTGATGTGACTCAAGAATTTGAACGCAGAGCTCAGAGAATGAAGGAGAAACTTACCTCTGCAGACAGCGTAAGTTGGATTATTTCACTTCTGATGTTTTGCTGCTGGCTCgtgcttgtgtttttctttgggTTTGCAAAGACGCTGTCATCCACAGTTCAGCTTGTGATGCTAAAGTGGTTGCAGTTGttaatacaaaggaaaaagaatgatgATTTCTGTTGGAAGCTCTGAGATTCAGGTGGTATGTTTTGGTTgtctgcttgtgttttttttttcacctacGTTCTTTTGTAAAGGGTGAACCCAAGCAACTTACAAGGGAATCGTGGATGACAGAACTTCCACCTGAGCTGAAAACCTTTGGATTTGGCCCAAGGACATTCAAGAGAAGAGCTGAAGACAAATCAGGTGATAGGTCTGTGTGGACAGATACCCCAGCcgacagagagagaaaagccaaGGTGAGCATTTATTCACTcacacatgtatttttatatataaaatatacaggATTGTTATGTACATATGCGTATGTGTGTGAATAATGTATTCATATTCATATAGATATGAATAAATGTTCACATCTTTGTAATGTtttaatatatgcatatacacacacatactgCCCTCATATATATACAGGTAGCATTCAAATATGTTGTTGGTATTTTGTGAAAACAAATCTGAGCTCCTCAATTGAAAATATCTTctcgttgtttttttttactctcagtTACCAAAACTTATTAATTGAGTCTTAAAgataaaacagaggaaataaccattttgttattcatttgCTCCCTCTCTTGTCCGCAGTAGTCAGTTACTCTGTGTCAGCTCATTGAATTTCCAATTAGTGTGtccactttcttcttctgtcaaGCTGAGCAAAAAATATCGGGTGGCCTCTGCCCTTCAGATTTAATTAAAGTAAATATAGATTTCTCTTCTTTATACTTAAGACATTCTGATAACTGTAGTGTGTGATTTGTTTCCACTCatcaggaaagggaagaggcaAAGAAGTCAACCAGTAAAGATAATGAAGAAATTGTATTATCTGGGAGAGACAAGAGACTTGTTGAGCAGGTGACTTCATATAATGTAAGTACAATAGCATAATACTTCcctttgtgcattttcttcaattcttcacttttttttttgttctcattgCTGGTACTGCTGGTTTCCATGGTGATACCTCTATATTCTTCCCCTTTTGGCCCCAGACCTACTGTTTAAGTCATTAGAACATTTGCCATTGATTTCAACAAGAGCAGGATTGTGTCCTTAAGCTGCTGCAAACAATGGGACAAAGTAGCATTTTGTGTGTATTGTCCCAGTGTAAGGCTGTATTTTACTTACATTATCCTTGGATCTGGACTTGGTTGATGCTTGATTCAAATATTAGCTTACTTCACAGTAtcccaagaagaaaaagaaaatagtaaagAGTTTAGCTTGTAGGACAAAATACACATTAACCCAAAAGAAGCTTCATGGGCAGATAAATGCTATAATCAGCTGCCTCGCTGCCTCATTATAACAGCATTATTATGTGAAGTTTTTCTCAACCTGTACAGCAGCAATTAATTTTCACAGGCAGATGCTGATTACTGAAAACTTGATCTCCATGTCAGATTCACTTGTCTGGCTGCCAGCCCTGTCCACTAGAAGATATGGAGGCTTGCCTGCCTTAcagctgctctttccttttcttccctgatTTATGGCCTGAAGTCTTTAGGAAGGCAGTCATGTCTCTTGAGAGTATAATTAACTTGAGAATGGCAGCCGTGGCTTATATTACAAGATTGGAGTTTATCTGGcacatttaataatttatttgtgGTTCATTAAATCACATGTCTCTCTTGACTTACAGGCTTGCAAATCCAGAACTGTTAGCATACTGTCTTTGACTCAATGAACCTTAAGGGTCCGTGCCTACTAGGGATATTCTAAAATCATCTCCTCTGTCATAACATTGATAGTAGAGCAACTTCTATGTCAAACCTTGA
The Coturnix japonica isolate 7356 chromosome 1, Coturnix japonica 2.1, whole genome shotgun sequence DNA segment above includes these coding regions:
- the GPALPP1 gene encoding GPALPP motifs-containing protein 1 — encoded protein: MAREMIGPALPPGFPRCAEQDPDEELGQVAGPALPPDYRSSSSSEAPDSEDDSESPPLPRDTGGDSGEDSEGGSQPKKPKRIQENDDDDDGFFGPALPPGFKKEDDSPERPIIGPALPPGFRKSAQDTASNRSSIGPSASSQFTQATDSSEEEDNIIGPMPAKGPVESDVTQEFERRAQRMKEKLTSADSGEPKQLTRESWMTELPPELKTFGFGPRTFKRRAEDKSGDRSVWTDTPADRERKAKEREEAKKSTSKDNEEIVLSGRDKRLVEQVTSYNESKRSESLMDMHQKKLKSKAPEEKNKPQERRPFDREQDLKVNRFDEAQKKALIRKSRDLNSKFEHSKGNMFL